In Papaver somniferum cultivar HN1 chromosome 1, ASM357369v1, whole genome shotgun sequence, a genomic segment contains:
- the LOC113306717 gene encoding putative nuclear RNA export factor SDE5 has product MAKIEASSSRTLDYDLEEKKILQGLIDAFSSSFTLREICSAFCKAGRNPDMAAEILYDCEGNNSDAPVPITFEREKRSTSSSEPLPESIAINSKGSKSIPITSESETRRTSQSEPSCESVANRSGCADRNSKGSKPKKLSVSIGTVSSVLGKGYAATNTSANVPVRATKPLKVDIKDFLVDELIDRDVSSDSAAMKDQMHTGIEEFVFKMLGNDGFQLDMDVIREVLGACGYDAEKSMERLTDLSALKMKNDKDIIGSSTPKIAESSKLKSSSSESSEQMDLRQSRDKERYDLQKEVLASLFNVPEMIDEDPKRVSIGRRVVQPRPGRKIVTEPYKDTEHSTDFLKPLQESDDEKDDRHKVLRRVATEHWTTMKEYFKSAFDAYAKGNLALAEQLREEGQSYNKKARDADEMSNQLNLVQREEKESYVTPVDLRDFDKGEAISKMKFYLKTHSGIPGHHLKVVIDDGDTKKASRRRRVLKLLEKESIKWTGEGNEGTIWIQMDEINPTELSFYGEKNASDDDE; this is encoded by the exons ATGGCTAAAATAGAAGCATCTTCTTCTCGTACATTGGACTATGACTtggaggaaaaaaaaatattgcaaGGGTTGATAGATGCATTCAGTTCATCATTCACTCTCAGGGAGATCTGCTCTGCATTTTGCAAGGCTGGTCGTAATCCAGATATGGCTGCTGAAATTCTTTATGATTGCGAGGGGAACAACTCCGATGCACCTGTCCCTATTACATTTGAAAGGGAAAAAAGAAGTACATCATCATCAGAACCCTTGCCTGAGAGTATTGCTATCAATTCTAAAGGATCGAAATCGATCCCTATCACATCTGAAAGTGAAACAAGACGTACATCACAATCAGAACCCTCCTGTGAGAGTGTTGCTAACAGGTCAGGTTGTGCAGACAGGAATTCAAAAGGATCAAAGCCAAAAAAGCTGTCTGTTTCCATTGGCACTGTTTCAAGTGTTTTGGGTAAGGGGTATGCTGCAACCAACACATCGGCAAATGTTCCTGTGAGAGCAACTAAACCATTGAAAGTGGACATTAAGGATTTTTTGGTTGATGAACTCATAGATAGAGATGTTTCATCAGATTCTGCAGCAATGAAGGACCAGATGCATACGGGGATTGAGGAGTTCGTTTTTAAAATGCTAGGAAATGATGGGTTTCAGCTTGACATGGATGTCATTCGAGAAGTTCTTG GTGCTTGTGGCTACGACGCAGAAAAG AGCATGGAAAGATTGACAGATCTTTCAgctttgaagatgaaaaacgatAAAGACATCATTGGCAGTTCCACCCCAAAG ATTGCAGAATCTTCAAAGTTAAAGTCTTCCTCATCAGAAAGCTCCGAACAGATGGACTTACGCCAGAG CCGAGACAAAGAGAGATATGATCTTCAAAAGGAAGTGTTAGCATCGCTGTTTAATGTCCCAGAGATGATTGATGAAGACCCTAAAAGAGTTAGCATTGGTCGACGGGTCGTGCAACCAAGGCCAGGGCGAAAAATTGTAACTGAACCTTATAAAGACACTGAGCATTCGACTGATTTTTTAAAACCACTTCAAGAGAGTGATGATG AAAAGGACGACAGGCATAAAGTCCTTCGTAGAGTTGCAACGGAGCACTGGACCACCATGAAGGAATATTTTAAATCC GCGTTTGATGCATATGCTAAAGGAAATCTTGCCTTGGCTGAACAACTTCGGGAGGAG GGACAAAGTTACAATAAGAAGGCCCGAGATGCGGATGAAATGTCCAACCAACTGAATCTCGTACAGAG AGAAGAGAAGGAAAGTTATGTGACGCCTGTTGATTTGCGCGACTTTGATAAAGGGGAGGCAATCAGTAAGATGAAGTTTTATCTTAAAACCCATTCTGGTATCCCGG GTCATCACCTGAAGGTTGTGATCGATGATGGTGATACTAAGAAGGCTTCTCGGAGAAGAAGG GTGCTGAAGTTGTTGGAGAAGGAATCTATTAAATGGACTGGGGAAGGAAATGAGGGAACCATATGGATTCAAATGGATGAAATAAATCCGACAGAATTGAGCTTCTATGGAGAGAAAAATGCAAGTGATGATGATGAATGA
- the LOC113306710 gene encoding choline transporter protein 1-like yields MGGPLGAILGRYPKSSTTSDDGDAQMRGIIKGNRKCRDIVFLVLFIAFWIAMIVNSSFGFNQGNPLRLNYGLDYKGNVCGNKHGNPDLRELQIKYWVNSNQVYESGLKNSQFKLADARSICLMECPYPSEDSNSLNWVCDYPEGEMADKDSMDVWINKNYDYYEDLTPEMRNSSLQLQGPCYPVIFPSVNVHWSCQFIARPSNASLMKWQQMGGVSINQSIIIDKAIHRSINSRSAVLKRYVADVGKSWGVLIVCGGILPLFLSVFWLLMIQYFVAAMTWITVAVFNVLIISVTMFYYLKAGWIGNDAITPIIGEDDPYIHVSGREQNHIRAAAVFMTIVMAISVLSSLAIIRRILMATSVLKVAAKVIGEVQALIIFPIMPYTLLAIFYMFWFSAALHLFSSGQILQNDCKSDCCAYDLKSKKVMCDRCCGYSIHYTPHIAIAILFHLFGCYWATQFFIAFSATVIAGSVASYYWARNQTSKEIPFLPVFSSMKRLMRYNLGSVAIGSLIVSFIASVRYVLESIRRKLKGGDSTYETSWIGKVRSGSSGCCLGCINWTVRSVNRNAYIMIAITGKSFFRSSAIATGLIMDHILRIGRVNVIGDVILFLGKLCVSLASALFAFLMLDTHKYKSAHNKISSPLFPVLVTWCLGYVVASLFFAVVEMSIDTIILSFCQDSEEHQGTAQYAPPLLMETLNEQNEVQRLTQGFS; encoded by the exons ATGGGTGGTCCATTAGGGGCAATTTTAGGGAGATATCCAAAATCATCAACTACATCAGATGATGGAGATGCTCAGATGCGTGGGATCATTAAGGGAAATAGAAAGTGTAGAGATATAGtgtttcttgttctttttatTGCATTTTGGATTGCTATGATTGTTAATTCCAGCTTTGGATTTAACCAAGGAAACCCATTAAG ACTGAATTATGGTCTGGATTACAAAGGAAATGTTTGTGGGAACAAGCATGGGAATCCTGATCTTCGTGAATTGCAAATTAAATACTGGGTAAACTCAAATCAAGTATATGAAAGTGGTCTAAAGAACAGCCAATTTAAGCTAGCTGACGCGAGGAGCATTTGCTTGATGGAGTGCCCGTATCCATCTGAAGACTCTAACTCTCTTAATTGGGTCTGTGACTATCCGGAAGGAGAAATGGCAGATAAGGACTCGATGGATGTCTGGATTAATAAAAATTATGACTATTACGAGGATCTTACTCCGGAAATGAGGAACAGCTCCCTTCAGCTTCAAGGTCCTTGCTATCCTGTCATATTTCCAAGTGTAAATG TTCATTGGAGTTGCCAATTTATTGCACGCCCATCAAACGCGTCTTTAATGAAATGGCAGCAGATGGGTGGAGTAAGCATCAATCAGTCAATCATAATAGATAAGGCTATCCACAGGTCCATCAATTCTAGATCGGCCGTCTTAAAG AGATATGTAGCTGATGTTGGAAAGTCATGGGGAGTATTGATTGTTTGCGGAGGCATCCTGCCACTTTTTTTGTCAGTTTTCTGGTTGTTGATGATTCAGTATTTTGTTGCTGCAATGACATGGATAACAGTTGCAGTCTTTAATGTTCTTATCATATCGGTCACAATGTTTTACTACTTAAAAG CTGGATGGATTGGGAATGATGCAATCACCCCTATCATTGGTGAGGATGATCCCTACATTCATGTATCTGGAAGG GAACAAAATCACATCAGGGCAGCTGCTGTTTTTATGACCATTGTAATGGCCATTTCGGTACTGTCGTCTCTGGCTATTATCCGAAGGATCCTAATGGCAACATCTGTACTGAAG GTTGCTGCAAAGGTCATTGGAGAAGTTCAAGCACTGATAATATTCCCTATCATGCCGTATACTCTCCTTGCAATATTCTACATGTTCTGGTTTTCAGCAGCTCTTCATTTATTTAGCTCCGGTCAGATCCTCCAGAATGACTGCAAATCTGATTGTTGTGCCTATGACCTCAAATCTAAAAAAGTAATGTGTGATAGATGCTGCGGTTACAGCATCCATTATACTCCTCATATTGCTATTGCCATCTTATTTCATCTGTTTGGCTGCTACTGGGCCACACAGTTTTTCATCGCCTTTTCTGCAACTGTTATTGCGGGTTCTGTGGCTTCATATTATTGGGCTCGTAATCAAACGTCG AAAGAGATTCCATTTCTTccagtattttcatcaatgaaacGGCTGATGCGTTACAATTTGGGATCTGTGGCCATTGGCTCTTTGATTGTATCGTTCATTGCTTCAGTCCGCTATGTGCTTGAATCAATTCGTCGCAAGCTGAAGGGTGGTGATTCCACATATGAAACATCATGGATTGGTAAAGTGAGATCTGGTTCTTCTGGTTGCTGCCTTGGGTGTATCAATTGGACTGTCAGATCTGTTAACCGCAATGCCTATATAATG ATTGCGATAACTGGAAAGAGCTTCTTTAGATCTTCTGCAATTGCTACAGGACTGATTATGGATCATATTCTTCGAATTGGGAGGGTGAATGTCATTGGTGATGTCATTCTTTTCCTAGGGAAGTTGTGCGTCAGTCTCGCGAGTGCCCTATTTGCGTTCTTGATGTTGGATACTCACAAATACAAATCTGCACATAACAAAATCTCTTCTCCACTATTCCCAGTTTTG GTCACTTGGTGTCTGGGTTATGTTGTTGCTTCTCTTTTCTTTGCTGTGGTGGAGATGTCAATTGATACGATAATTCTATCATTCTGCCAAGATTCGGAGGAACATCAAGGAACTGCTCAATACGCTCCCCCGCTTCTAATGGAAACACTTAACGAGCAAAATGAGGTGCAGAGACTCACCCAGGGATTCTCTTGA